A stretch of the Mycolicibacterium celeriflavum genome encodes the following:
- a CDS encoding DUF3817 domain-containing protein, with amino-acid sequence MTEPPITSAENIRKALLGYRVLAWTTGIWLIALCYEMVMKYVYHVEGLNWIAVVHGWVYFVYLLFTANLAVKVRWPIGKTIGVLLAGTIPLVGIIVEQVQTKEIKDRYGL; translated from the coding sequence ATGACCGAACCACCGATCACCTCTGCCGAAAACATTCGTAAGGCACTACTGGGCTACCGAGTGCTGGCCTGGACGACCGGCATCTGGCTCATCGCGCTCTGCTACGAGATGGTGATGAAGTACGTCTACCACGTAGAGGGCCTGAACTGGATCGCGGTCGTCCACGGCTGGGTGTACTTCGTCTATCTGCTGTTCACCGCCAACCTCGCGGTGAAAGTGCGGTGGCCGATCGGCAAGACCATCGGCGTACTGCTGGCGGGCACCATCCCACTCGTCGGCATCATCGTCGAGCAGGTCCAGACCAAGGAGATCAAGGACCGCTACGGTCTGTAG
- a CDS encoding MFS transporter, which yields MQTLVIPLIPELPTLLHTSASNASWVITATLLTAAVATPMFGRLGDMYGPKPILIICAVVLTAGSLIAATTTALIPVIIGRGLQGFGMPIIPLGISVLRASVPAHRVGTAMGLMSASLGVGGALGLPLSAIIADRFDWHALFWFAAALGAVSGLSFAALVPRIPAASADRFDALGAVGLAGGLVTLLLGISKGGSWGWTSAITVGMFAASVVIFALFAWWQFRTPAPMVDLRTTLKRPVLTTNLASIAVGFSLFAMSLIAPQILELPAETGYGLGQSMLETGLWMAPGGLAMMLSSPVAARIAGVHGPRFTLLVGSSVVAAGYLSGLVLMNSAWQLCVFNVLVSVGVGFAFSSLPALINAAVPVSETAAANGINALARSLGTSISSAVIGAVLAVMTTTVAGQHVPSLAGLRVALLIAAVAAVVAAITALAIPKADVADEPADDLVLATDRSGP from the coding sequence ATGCAGACGCTCGTCATCCCGCTCATTCCCGAACTTCCCACGCTGTTGCACACCAGCGCGTCGAACGCGTCGTGGGTGATCACTGCGACGCTGCTCACCGCGGCCGTCGCGACGCCGATGTTCGGCCGACTCGGCGACATGTACGGACCCAAGCCGATCCTGATCATCTGCGCCGTCGTGCTCACCGCGGGATCGTTGATCGCCGCGACGACGACTGCCCTGATTCCCGTCATCATCGGCCGCGGCCTGCAGGGCTTCGGCATGCCGATCATCCCGTTGGGGATCAGCGTGCTGAGGGCGTCGGTGCCGGCTCATCGGGTCGGCACGGCGATGGGCTTGATGAGCGCATCGCTGGGTGTCGGTGGGGCGCTTGGACTTCCGTTGTCGGCGATCATCGCCGACCGTTTCGACTGGCATGCGTTGTTCTGGTTCGCCGCCGCTCTCGGCGCGGTTTCCGGCCTGTCGTTCGCCGCCCTGGTGCCGCGCATTCCCGCAGCCTCCGCCGACCGCTTCGACGCGCTGGGGGCGGTCGGTCTTGCGGGCGGGCTGGTGACGCTGTTGCTGGGGATCTCCAAGGGCGGGAGTTGGGGGTGGACGAGCGCCATCACCGTGGGGATGTTCGCGGCGTCGGTCGTGATCTTCGCGCTGTTCGCGTGGTGGCAGTTCCGCACTCCGGCGCCGATGGTGGATTTGCGCACCACGCTCAAGCGACCGGTGTTGACGACAAATCTGGCGTCGATCGCGGTGGGCTTCTCGCTGTTCGCGATGTCGTTGATCGCGCCGCAGATCCTCGAGCTACCTGCTGAGACGGGTTACGGGCTCGGGCAGTCGATGCTGGAAACCGGGTTGTGGATGGCACCCGGTGGGCTGGCCATGATGCTGTCGTCGCCGGTGGCCGCGCGGATCGCCGGAGTGCACGGGCCGCGGTTCACGCTGCTCGTCGGCTCGTCGGTGGTGGCCGCCGGCTACCTTTCGGGACTGGTGCTGATGAACAGCGCCTGGCAGCTGTGCGTGTTCAACGTGTTGGTGAGCGTCGGCGTCGGTTTCGCGTTCTCCTCGCTGCCGGCGCTGATCAACGCGGCGGTCCCGGTGTCGGAGACCGCGGCGGCCAACGGGATCAACGCGCTGGCGCGCTCGCTCGGCACGTCGATCTCCAGCGCGGTGATCGGTGCGGTGTTGGCGGTGATGACCACGACGGTGGCCGGCCAGCACGTGCCGTCACTGGCCGGCCTGCGCGTCGCACTGCTCATTGCAGCGGTCGCGGCCGTGGTTGCCGCGATCACCGCGCTGGCCATCCCGAAGGCGGACGTTGCCGACGAGCCCGCGGATGACCTGGTGTTGGCTACAGACCGTAGCGGTCCTTGA
- a CDS encoding WhiB family transcriptional regulator, whose protein sequence is MAVNGRPTPPTTRRGPVDPVSRAVSTPREAPFGACIQDPDRWAVVADEGAKELCRACPRRWLCAQEACQTPGAVGLWAGIFIPEAGRTRQFALRQLQSLAERNGFTARKVG, encoded by the coding sequence ATGGCAGTCAACGGGCGACCGACTCCGCCGACGACGCGTCGCGGCCCCGTCGATCCCGTATCGCGAGCTGTGTCGACGCCGCGGGAGGCGCCGTTCGGCGCGTGCATCCAAGACCCGGACCGGTGGGCCGTCGTCGCCGACGAGGGGGCCAAGGAACTGTGCCGGGCATGCCCGCGCCGCTGGCTCTGCGCGCAGGAGGCGTGCCAGACCCCGGGGGCGGTCGGATTGTGGGCCGGAATCTTCATCCCGGAAGCCGGGCGAACACGCCAGTTCGCGCTGCGGCAACTTCAATCGCTGGCCGAACGCAACGGGTTCACCGCCCGAAAAGTGGGCTGA
- the rdgB gene encoding RdgB/HAM1 family non-canonical purine NTP pyrophosphatase: MTELLVASRNPKKLAELHRVLEAAGVSGLTLLSLADVPAFDEAPETGATFEDNALAKARDAYRATGLATVADDSGLQVDALNGMPGVLSARWSGRHGQDAANTSLLLAQLADVPDERRGAAFVSACALVSAAGETVVRGEWPGSIIREPRGDGGFGYDPVFLPEGSSRTAAELGSAEKDAASHRGRALALLVPVLRELAARP, encoded by the coding sequence CTGACCGAGTTGTTGGTGGCCAGCCGCAACCCCAAGAAGCTGGCCGAGTTGCACCGGGTGCTCGAGGCGGCGGGGGTATCGGGTCTGACGTTGCTGTCGCTCGCCGACGTGCCCGCGTTCGACGAGGCGCCCGAGACCGGTGCGACGTTCGAAGACAACGCGTTGGCCAAGGCCCGTGATGCGTATCGCGCCACCGGGTTGGCGACGGTCGCCGATGACTCCGGACTGCAGGTCGACGCGCTCAACGGAATGCCGGGAGTGTTGTCCGCGCGATGGTCGGGCCGACACGGTCAGGACGCGGCCAACACCTCTCTGCTCTTGGCGCAACTCGCGGACGTACCCGATGAGCGGCGCGGCGCGGCGTTCGTCTCGGCGTGTGCGCTGGTGTCTGCAGCCGGCGAGACAGTGGTGCGTGGCGAGTGGCCGGGCAGCATCATCCGCGAGCCACGCGGAGACGGCGGCTTCGGCTACGACCCGGTGTTCCTACCGGAGGGGTCGTCGCGCACCGCTGCCGAACTCGGCTCGGCGGAGAAGGATGCGGCGTCGCACCGGGGCCGCGCTCTGGCCTTGCTGGTGCCCGTGTTGCGCGAGTTGGCCGCTCGACCGTGA
- a CDS encoding LAGLIDADG family homing endonuclease, whose protein sequence is MDVSLHSKHWPCLLPQHGPGSKHTRRIALEPWQQALVDQATEEFIIGLIHSDGCRVVANDRGVRSIRYHFSNRSEDILGLFTAALDKLGIPWTRSSKYIVSIYRKAATARLDEFVGPKDVAVPLEGVHYTA, encoded by the coding sequence GTGGACGTCTCACTTCATTCCAAACACTGGCCGTGCCTGCTCCCGCAACACGGGCCCGGCAGTAAGCACACGCGGAGAATCGCGCTAGAACCTTGGCAGCAGGCGCTCGTCGACCAGGCCACCGAAGAGTTCATCATCGGCCTGATCCACAGCGATGGCTGTCGCGTCGTCGCCAACGATCGCGGCGTCCGCAGCATCCGCTACCACTTCTCCAACAGGTCAGAAGACATCCTCGGTCTGTTCACCGCCGCCCTCGACAAACTCGGCATCCCGTGGACCCGGTCCAGCAAGTACATCGTCTCGATCTACCGCAAGGCCGCGACCGCGCGCCTCGACGAATTCGTCGGGCCCAAGGACGTCGCGGTACCGTTGGAAGGTGTCCACTACACGGCGTAG
- a CDS encoding SDR family NAD(P)-dependent oxidoreductase, with protein sequence MALEQFNLDGQVAIVTGAGKGVGQGIARVLAEAGATVVGTARTESDIVGTIKGIEDAGGKGLALVADAMSRPDGERVVDTTIERFGRIDMLVNNVGGSTYARFLDITDDDFRLTFDWCVTSAFIMSQLAAPHMLEAGHGSIVNISSGSARFGIRALTAYCTAKGALEALTRAMAQELAPKIRVNAIALGSFATDGLQGSLDMMPGSLEKMLEATPLHRLGSVEDLGRLCVYLATRDCYATNAVFHVDGGIDSNNSPLPIPDY encoded by the coding sequence ATGGCGTTGGAACAGTTCAATCTCGACGGTCAGGTGGCGATCGTCACCGGTGCGGGCAAGGGCGTCGGCCAGGGAATCGCAAGAGTCCTCGCGGAGGCGGGCGCCACAGTTGTCGGCACGGCGCGGACCGAATCCGACATCGTGGGAACGATCAAAGGAATCGAAGACGCCGGTGGCAAGGGCTTGGCGCTTGTTGCCGACGCGATGAGCCGGCCCGACGGTGAGCGCGTCGTCGACACCACGATCGAGCGCTTCGGCCGAATCGACATGCTGGTGAACAACGTCGGTGGATCGACCTACGCCCGGTTCCTCGACATCACCGACGACGACTTCCGGCTCACCTTCGACTGGTGCGTCACGTCGGCATTCATCATGAGCCAACTCGCTGCGCCCCACATGCTGGAGGCGGGCCACGGCTCGATCGTCAACATCTCCTCCGGCTCCGCACGTTTCGGCATCCGCGCATTGACCGCCTACTGCACGGCCAAAGGCGCGTTGGAAGCGCTGACGCGCGCCATGGCGCAGGAACTCGCGCCGAAGATCCGGGTCAACGCGATCGCACTCGGTTCTTTTGCCACCGACGGTCTGCAAGGCAGTCTGGACATGATGCCCGGCTCGCTGGAAAAGATGTTGGAGGCGACACCGCTGCACCGCCTCGGCAGCGTCGAGGATCTCGGGCGGCTCTGCGTCTACCTGGCCACCCGCGACTGCTACGCGACCAACGCGGTCTTTCACGTCGACGGCGGCATCGACTCGAACAACTCACCACTGCCGATCCCCGACTACTGA
- a CDS encoding AraC family transcriptional regulator produces the protein MTVSALSDRDLAQTAKIPATHHRRVIDLRRGGRALGGSYLYEGDALITGWHSHDVHQIEYAIGGVVEVETDSAHYLLPPQQAAWIPVGLEHQATMNPDVRTVAVMFDPELIPQAGDRARILGVSPLIREMMIYALRWPIDRPNGDDISDAFFRTLANLVSEALDHEAPLSLPSSEHPIVAAAMAYTKEHLDDVSAREVSRAVSVSERTLRRLFHESIGLSWRTYLLHARMLKAMALLAAPGQSVQEASSAVGFDSLSSFTRAFTQFCGETPTSYRKRVGGTPL, from the coding sequence GTGACCGTCTCCGCGCTATCGGACAGAGATTTGGCTCAAACGGCCAAGATCCCAGCGACCCATCATCGGCGCGTCATCGACCTGCGGCGGGGCGGCCGCGCTCTGGGCGGCAGCTACCTCTACGAGGGCGATGCGCTGATCACCGGCTGGCACTCGCACGACGTCCATCAGATCGAGTACGCGATCGGCGGTGTGGTCGAAGTCGAGACGGACTCGGCGCACTATCTGCTGCCGCCACAGCAGGCGGCGTGGATTCCGGTCGGGCTCGAGCATCAGGCCACGATGAACCCCGACGTTCGCACCGTCGCGGTCATGTTCGATCCCGAGTTGATCCCGCAAGCGGGCGACCGGGCGCGCATCCTCGGGGTCTCCCCGTTGATCCGCGAGATGATGATCTACGCGCTGCGCTGGCCGATCGACCGACCGAACGGCGACGACATCTCGGACGCCTTCTTCAGGACGCTGGCCAACCTGGTGTCCGAGGCTCTCGACCACGAAGCGCCGCTGAGTCTGCCGAGTTCCGAGCATCCGATCGTCGCCGCCGCGATGGCGTACACGAAGGAGCACCTCGACGACGTGAGTGCCCGCGAGGTGAGCCGGGCGGTCTCGGTGTCGGAGCGCACGTTGCGGCGCCTGTTTCACGAATCCATCGGATTGTCCTGGCGCACATATCTTTTGCACGCCCGAATGCTCAAGGCCATGGCGCTGCTGGCCGCGCCGGGGCAGTCGGTGCAGGAAGCCTCGTCGGCGGTGGGCTTCGACAGCCTCAGCTCGTTCACCCGGGCCTTCACCCAGTTCTGCGGAGAGACGCCGACGAGCTACCGGAAGCGGGTCGGGGGCACGCCGCTCTGA
- a CDS encoding TetR family transcriptional regulator, with protein sequence MAVVDKPSAREAKRLQTRERLMGAAISEFKRSGIATADVGAIVAAAGVAHGTFFFHFPTKEHVLLELERREEERIAKQLGRYIDATRDLESILSEAVRLVLGLERRLGSLLFKDFLALHFSQTRPVDESTEHPVIVRVADEIGRAQQRGEVAADVNAMNSAVFFLLGLYALLTTTHNWPTQGTMLEDYVARTLRGIEAR encoded by the coding sequence ATGGCGGTGGTGGACAAACCCTCAGCACGTGAGGCCAAGCGCTTGCAGACGCGTGAGCGGTTGATGGGTGCGGCGATCTCCGAGTTCAAGCGGTCGGGCATCGCTACGGCCGACGTCGGCGCCATCGTGGCTGCGGCGGGGGTTGCCCACGGCACGTTCTTCTTTCACTTCCCGACCAAGGAACACGTGTTGCTCGAGTTGGAGCGCCGCGAAGAGGAGCGCATCGCCAAACAACTGGGTCGCTACATCGATGCGACCCGCGATCTCGAATCCATCCTCAGCGAGGCCGTACGACTCGTGCTGGGCCTCGAGCGTCGCCTCGGTTCGCTGTTGTTCAAGGACTTCCTCGCATTGCACTTCTCGCAGACCCGGCCCGTCGACGAGAGCACCGAGCATCCGGTCATCGTCCGGGTCGCCGACGAGATCGGGCGTGCGCAGCAGCGTGGCGAGGTCGCTGCGGACGTGAATGCGATGAACAGCGCAGTGTTTTTCCTGCTCGGCCTCTACGCGCTGTTGACGACCACTCACAACTGGCCGACGCAGGGAACGATGCTCGAGGACTACGTCGCGAGGACCCTGCGCGGTATCGAAGCCCGCTAG
- a CDS encoding amidohydrolase family protein, translated as MDIDDLILVSIDDHVVEPPDMFLRHVPARYKDEAPIVVTDDKGVDQWMYQGRPQGVSGLNAVVSWPAEEWGRDPAGFAEMRPGVYDVHERVRDMNRNGILASMCFPTFTGFSARHLNMHREETTLVMVSAYNDWHIDEWAGSYPDRFIPIAIMPTWNPQAMCDEIRRVAAKGCRAVTMPELPHLEGLPSYHDDEYWGPVFRTLSEENVVMCLHIGTGFGAISMAPNAPIDNLIILATQVSAMCAQDLLWGPAMRNYPDLKFAFSEGGIGWIPFYLDRSDRHYTNQKWLRRDFGDKLPSDVFREHSLACYVTDKTSLKLRHEIGIDIIAWECDYPHSDCFWPDAPEQVMAELKAAGADDSDINKITWENSCRFFGWDPFKLTPRDQATVAALRAKATDVDVSIRPRKEWARLYQEKQLTTSNLG; from the coding sequence ATGGATATCGACGACCTGATCCTGGTGAGCATCGACGACCACGTTGTGGAACCGCCCGACATGTTCCTGCGCCACGTCCCGGCCCGGTACAAGGACGAGGCGCCGATCGTCGTCACCGACGACAAGGGCGTCGACCAGTGGATGTACCAGGGTCGGCCGCAGGGCGTCAGCGGGTTGAACGCCGTGGTGTCCTGGCCGGCCGAGGAGTGGGGTCGCGACCCGGCCGGGTTCGCCGAGATGCGTCCCGGCGTCTACGACGTCCACGAGCGGGTGCGCGATATGAACCGCAACGGCATCCTCGCCTCGATGTGCTTCCCGACGTTCACCGGGTTCTCCGCGCGGCACCTCAACATGCACCGCGAGGAAACCACGTTGGTGATGGTGTCGGCCTACAACGACTGGCACATCGACGAGTGGGCGGGCTCGTATCCGGACCGCTTCATCCCGATCGCGATCATGCCGACCTGGAACCCGCAGGCAATGTGCGACGAGATCCGTCGCGTCGCCGCCAAGGGCTGTCGCGCGGTCACCATGCCGGAACTGCCTCACCTGGAAGGGCTTCCGAGCTACCACGACGACGAGTACTGGGGTCCGGTGTTCCGGACGCTGTCGGAGGAAAACGTGGTGATGTGCCTGCACATCGGCACCGGCTTCGGCGCAATCAGCATGGCGCCCAACGCTCCCATCGACAACCTGATCATCCTGGCCACCCAGGTGTCGGCGATGTGCGCCCAAGACCTGCTGTGGGGCCCGGCGATGCGCAACTACCCCGACCTGAAATTCGCGTTCTCCGAAGGCGGTATCGGGTGGATCCCGTTCTATCTCGACCGCAGCGACCGTCACTACACGAACCAGAAGTGGCTGCGCCGCGACTTCGGCGACAAGCTGCCGTCCGACGTGTTCCGCGAGCACTCACTGGCCTGTTACGTCACCGACAAGACGTCGCTGAAGCTGCGCCACGAGATCGGCATCGACATCATCGCGTGGGAGTGCGACTATCCGCATTCGGACTGCTTCTGGCCCGACGCGCCCGAGCAGGTGATGGCCGAACTCAAGGCCGCCGGCGCGGACGACTCCGACATCAACAAGATCACCTGGGAGAACTCGTGCCGGTTCTTCGGCTGGGATCCGTTCAAGCTGACGCCGCGTGACCAGGCCACCGTAGCTGCATTGCGCGCCAAGGCAACTGACGTCGACGTGTCGATCCGGCCCCGCAAGGAGTGGGCGCGGCTCTATCAGGAGAAGCAGCTCACCACATCAAACCTCGGATGA
- a CDS encoding NAD(P)H-dependent amine dehydrogenase family protein: MRRVVQFSTGNVGQHSLRALIGRPDLELVGVHAANPDKIGRDAAELCGLSEPTGVVATDDIDALIALKPDCVVYTALGETRPMEAIEQMSRFLAAGVNVVGTSMVWLVTPKQADDWLRVPLEAACATGNSSLYVNGIDPGYSGDTAVLSALSLVTRVDSITVQEIFDYGGYDDYEYTGTAMGFGTTPDDDLPMAFQPGVITSMFGGLVGNLAHHLGVELDEVRQRYEPWYTDQRIECKMMTVEPGQLAGVRFAAEGVHGGRPVITVAHTTRLTPAAAPDWEYPPDGHSGVHKVIVEGEPRIEMSTLLSHPVLDVTEAGCLSTAARVVNAIDWVCRAPSGLISAEEIPQAELIRGLMW; this comes from the coding sequence ATGCGCAGAGTAGTCCAGTTTTCCACCGGCAACGTCGGCCAGCACTCGCTCCGCGCGCTCATCGGAAGGCCCGACCTGGAACTCGTCGGTGTGCATGCCGCCAACCCGGACAAGATCGGCAGGGACGCGGCCGAACTGTGCGGGTTGAGCGAGCCCACCGGAGTCGTCGCCACCGATGACATCGACGCGCTCATCGCGCTGAAGCCAGACTGCGTCGTCTACACCGCGCTGGGTGAGACGCGGCCGATGGAGGCGATCGAGCAGATGTCGAGGTTCCTCGCCGCGGGCGTCAATGTCGTCGGCACGTCGATGGTGTGGTTGGTGACGCCCAAGCAGGCCGACGACTGGTTGCGTGTACCGCTGGAAGCGGCCTGTGCCACAGGCAACTCCTCGCTCTACGTCAACGGCATCGATCCCGGCTACTCCGGAGACACCGCTGTGCTCTCGGCACTGAGCCTGGTGACGCGCGTGGACTCGATCACCGTGCAGGAGATCTTCGACTACGGTGGCTACGACGACTACGAGTACACCGGCACCGCAATGGGTTTCGGAACGACCCCGGATGATGACCTGCCGATGGCATTCCAGCCGGGAGTAATCACCTCGATGTTCGGCGGATTGGTCGGCAACCTCGCTCACCATCTCGGTGTCGAACTCGACGAGGTCCGCCAGCGCTACGAGCCGTGGTACACCGACCAGCGCATCGAATGCAAGATGATGACCGTCGAGCCCGGCCAGTTGGCCGGCGTTCGGTTCGCCGCAGAAGGGGTGCACGGCGGAAGACCCGTCATCACTGTCGCGCACACCACCCGGCTCACCCCGGCCGCCGCACCGGATTGGGAGTATCCGCCCGACGGCCATTCCGGTGTGCACAAGGTGATCGTCGAGGGCGAACCGCGCATCGAGATGAGCACGCTGCTGTCGCATCCGGTGCTCGACGTCACCGAAGCGGGGTGCCTGTCCACCGCCGCCCGCGTTGTCAACGCGATCGACTGGGTGTGCCGTGCCCCGTCGGGGTTGATCTCGGCCGAGGAGATACCTCAGGCCGAGCTCATCCGAGGTTTGATGTGGTGA
- a CDS encoding TetR/AcrR family transcriptional regulator → MASTRARRQASGDDPRSSIERIRGAALKCFAARGAAATSLRLVAAEAGVSLGLVQHHFATKANLIKAVDDHVLAVIETVIAKPIPEPPADTITDIGNRVTSLVADEPDVLGYVGRALTDGSTLGAQLFDSLAAIGAERWQARRDLGLTRPDLDPTWGTLNPLVLALGTWILRGHIERHLPEPFDSPSQLQRWQDAVNALLRDGQMRHDP, encoded by the coding sequence ATGGCATCCACTCGAGCTCGGCGACAAGCGTCCGGCGACGATCCACGTTCGAGCATCGAACGGATCCGGGGGGCGGCGCTCAAGTGCTTCGCGGCCCGGGGCGCGGCGGCCACGTCGCTGCGTCTGGTGGCGGCCGAGGCGGGCGTCTCGCTCGGTCTGGTGCAGCACCACTTCGCGACGAAAGCGAATTTGATCAAGGCCGTCGATGACCATGTGCTCGCGGTCATCGAGACGGTGATCGCGAAGCCCATTCCGGAGCCACCGGCCGACACCATCACCGACATCGGCAACAGGGTGACGTCGTTGGTGGCCGACGAACCGGATGTGCTGGGCTACGTCGGCCGCGCGCTCACCGACGGAAGCACACTCGGAGCGCAGCTGTTCGACTCGCTGGCGGCCATTGGCGCCGAACGCTGGCAAGCGCGGCGGGACCTCGGGTTGACGCGACCGGACCTCGACCCGACTTGGGGCACGCTGAACCCGCTGGTGCTGGCGCTGGGCACCTGGATCCTGCGCGGCCATATCGAACGGCACCTCCCTGAGCCGTTCGACAGTCCCTCGCAACTCCAGCGATGGCAGGACGCGGTGAATGCGCTACTGCGCGACGGGCAGATGCGCCACGACCCGTGA